A part of Paenarthrobacter sp. A20 genomic DNA contains:
- a CDS encoding 2-hydroxy-3-oxopropionate reductase, with the protein MGKHTRVKTHTQTFRKRTTMSNVAVIGLGIMGLPMAINLVKAGHTVTGFNRSQDKIDKLVSEGGQGATSIADAVKDADVVITMVPDSPDVEGVVSGKDGVFANAKKGTLWIDASSIRPDVAKRLSDDAVAAGIRPLDAPVSGGEQGAIDAVLSIMVGGEAADFEAAQDVLNAVGKTIVHVGPSGSGQTVKAANQLIVAVNIQVLGEAIAFLEAYGVDTDAALKVLGGGLAGSKVLDQKGQKMLDRNFDPGFRLALHHKDLGIVTSAAREANVAVPLGAVVAQLVAATVNQGDGGLDHSGLFKQVLQLSGRK; encoded by the coding sequence TTGGGTAAGCACACCCGGGTTAAAACACACACACAGACTTTCAGAAAGAGAACCACAATGAGCAACGTTGCAGTCATCGGACTCGGAATCATGGGCCTCCCCATGGCCATCAACCTCGTCAAGGCCGGCCACACGGTCACCGGTTTCAACCGCAGCCAGGACAAGATCGACAAGCTCGTCTCAGAAGGCGGCCAGGGTGCCACCAGCATCGCGGACGCAGTCAAGGACGCCGACGTCGTTATCACCATGGTCCCGGACTCCCCCGATGTTGAGGGTGTAGTCAGCGGCAAGGACGGCGTCTTCGCCAACGCGAAGAAGGGCACCCTCTGGATCGACGCATCCAGCATCCGCCCGGACGTCGCCAAGCGCCTCTCGGACGACGCAGTAGCAGCAGGCATCCGCCCGCTCGACGCTCCCGTATCCGGTGGCGAACAGGGCGCAATCGACGCCGTCCTGTCCATCATGGTCGGCGGCGAAGCTGCAGACTTCGAGGCAGCACAGGATGTCCTCAACGCAGTGGGCAAGACCATCGTCCATGTCGGCCCGTCCGGCTCCGGCCAGACCGTCAAGGCAGCCAACCAGCTGATCGTAGCCGTCAACATCCAGGTCCTCGGCGAGGCCATCGCCTTCCTTGAGGCCTATGGCGTAGACACCGACGCAGCACTGAAGGTCCTGGGCGGCGGCTTGGCCGGCTCCAAGGTCCTCGACCAGAAGGGTCAGAAGATGCTGGACCGCAACTTCGACCCCGGCTTCCGCCTGGCCCTCCACCACAAGGACCTGGGCATCGTCACCTCCGCAGCCCGCGAAGCCAACGTCGCTGTCCCGCTCGGCGCAGTCGTCGCCCAGCTCGTCGCCGCAACCGTCAACCAGGGCGACGGCGGCCTCGACCACTCGGGCCTCTTCAAGCAGGTCCTTCAGCTCAGCGGCCGGAAGTAA
- a CDS encoding GTP pyrophosphokinase family protein, with protein MGTLSERWLAAYRTNFSDYELAASEVKSQIEDALRGSALNIHLIEARAKEPDSVAEKVERRGYGRPGQQFDDLIGIRIITLFDHSVDEVAKKIRNRFSVDEERSSDKTSKLILRQVGYRSNHLVIKASSSGLEPVSTVLRKTFVEIQIRSVIAHAWAEIEHSLRYKIGEGIPPGLARRFDALAGTLELVDREFSGIEQATVQLVLDKSLRYLSGQDLDDSLSTIQVLAALIARRPEMEALGPDGLPLPIEDGFKFAKILVKCGLMTVQDLLNALINNDILAVIRRFANTQNYPLEPEKASGIVVIGSIVGTWNKSEFQKVAVFQDPKLVAAFEKGV; from the coding sequence ATGGGTACGCTTTCCGAGCGCTGGCTTGCCGCCTACCGGACGAACTTCAGCGACTACGAACTGGCCGCATCGGAAGTCAAATCGCAGATCGAGGACGCACTACGAGGATCGGCCCTAAATATTCATCTTATTGAAGCTCGGGCAAAGGAACCCGATTCAGTGGCTGAAAAAGTTGAACGGAGAGGTTACGGACGCCCTGGTCAACAATTTGATGATCTTATTGGTATTCGAATCATCACACTGTTTGATCACTCGGTGGATGAGGTTGCCAAAAAAATTCGAAATAGATTTAGTGTCGACGAGGAACGATCCTCTGATAAGACTTCTAAGTTGATTCTGCGTCAAGTTGGTTACAGAAGCAATCACCTTGTTATAAAGGCTTCGTCTTCCGGCCTAGAACCCGTCTCAACAGTACTGAGAAAAACTTTTGTAGAAATCCAAATACGAAGTGTCATTGCGCACGCATGGGCAGAGATCGAGCACTCTCTACGGTATAAAATTGGCGAGGGAATTCCCCCCGGCTTAGCACGACGCTTTGATGCTTTAGCTGGCACACTTGAACTCGTTGATCGTGAGTTCTCCGGAATCGAGCAGGCGACCGTTCAACTAGTTCTTGACAAGTCATTAAGGTATCTGTCGGGGCAAGACCTGGACGATTCACTGAGCACGATTCAGGTATTGGCCGCTCTTATCGCAAGACGTCCTGAGATGGAGGCACTGGGACCAGATGGCCTGCCACTACCCATTGAGGACGGCTTCAAGTTTGCCAAGATCCTAGTCAAATGCGGGCTTATGACCGTTCAGGATCTACTGAATGCTCTCATCAACAACGATATCCTGGCTGTAATTCGTCGGTTTGCAAACACCCAGAACTACCCGCTGGAGCCTGAGAAAGCTTCGGGAATCGTCGTGATCGGTTCCATCGTGGGCACTTGGAACAAATCCGAGTTCCAAAAAGTCGCAGTTTTTCAGGACCCGAAACTAGTGGCTGCGTTCGAGAAGGGAGTTTGA
- a CDS encoding carbohydrate ABC transporter permease, which yields MAIKTIPPSRTSGRDRAERKLAFRMTAPSLVIMALVAAVPIGYAIWLSLNQYSVRTAGLSRFVGLDNYIAALTSNEWWAAFGQTFLFAGLSVSLELILGTAMALLLNLAFKGRSVLRTVVLLPYAIITVVSAITWQTMFQPNMGLVTNVLSTLGLPGGDVVWLGEHGYAMAVIVMADVWKTTPFAALIILAGLQVISAETYEAAELDGASKWQTFVNITLPLLRPAIVLAAIFRTMDALRVFDLPFVLTRGANGTESMSMLAYTQLRENRLVGEGSALSILTFLTVMVVSVIYVRFAGGNIRDVAKEEQ from the coding sequence ATGGCCATCAAAACAATCCCGCCAAGCCGCACAAGCGGACGCGACCGCGCCGAGCGCAAGCTCGCGTTCCGCATGACCGCGCCGTCGCTGGTCATCATGGCGCTGGTGGCGGCGGTCCCCATCGGGTACGCGATCTGGCTCTCGCTGAACCAGTACAGCGTCCGCACCGCCGGACTCTCACGCTTCGTCGGGCTGGACAACTACATCGCCGCGCTCACCAGCAACGAATGGTGGGCGGCTTTCGGCCAGACCTTCCTCTTCGCGGGTCTCTCCGTGAGCCTGGAACTCATCCTCGGCACGGCCATGGCGCTCCTGCTCAATCTCGCGTTCAAGGGCCGCTCCGTCCTGCGCACCGTGGTGCTGTTGCCGTACGCGATCATCACCGTGGTCAGCGCCATCACCTGGCAAACGATGTTCCAGCCCAACATGGGCCTGGTCACCAACGTCCTCTCCACGCTGGGGCTGCCGGGCGGCGACGTCGTGTGGCTCGGTGAGCACGGCTATGCGATGGCCGTGATCGTCATGGCCGACGTCTGGAAAACCACGCCTTTCGCGGCACTCATCATCCTGGCCGGCCTGCAGGTCATCTCCGCCGAAACATACGAGGCCGCGGAACTCGACGGCGCCAGCAAATGGCAGACCTTCGTCAACATCACCCTGCCGCTCCTGCGCCCGGCAATCGTCCTCGCCGCGATCTTCCGCACCATGGACGCCCTCCGCGTCTTCGACCTGCCGTTCGTCCTCACCCGCGGCGCCAACGGCACCGAATCCATGTCCATGCTCGCCTACACCCAGCTGCGCGAAAACCGGCTGGTGGGCGAAGGATCGGCGCTGTCCATCCTGACCTTCCTCACCGTCATGGTGGTCTCGGTCATCTACGTCCGCTTCGCCGGCGGCAACATCCGCGACGTCGCGAAGGAGGAACAATGA
- a CDS encoding Gfo/Idh/MocA family protein, with protein sequence MSIQQQAPSTTLKVGVVGIGWAGQQHLKAYSTIPGVEIVAVAGMEADLLAQLKEEYSIPHAFARWEDMIELEGLDAVSVAVPTFLHAPIAIASLERGLHVLSEKPLARNAVEGQQMVDAARKAGRVLDVAFNHRRRGDIQALKEVIDAGTLGRPYYAKASWLRRQGIPMLGSWFTNPELAGGGPLADIGVHVLDYSLHLLGEPKVLAVSASTHSELGPRGLGGNARYTASNSSHKFEVEDFASAFIRLEGGGTLILEAGWATYRDERDLMDFTVYGTDGGADLRSVGASENPVADVHVFTEKDGENADFEVVAEPGRAHQAVVDDFIAAVRGGETVWGSHDGSLALSRALVLDACYKSALEQREVVL encoded by the coding sequence GTGAGCATTCAGCAGCAGGCCCCGTCCACAACCCTCAAGGTGGGAGTTGTGGGCATCGGTTGGGCCGGCCAGCAGCACCTCAAGGCGTACAGCACCATTCCCGGCGTCGAGATTGTCGCCGTCGCGGGCATGGAAGCTGACCTTCTCGCCCAGCTGAAGGAGGAATACAGCATTCCCCACGCCTTCGCCCGTTGGGAAGACATGATCGAGCTCGAAGGTCTCGACGCCGTCAGCGTCGCCGTGCCGACGTTCCTGCACGCGCCCATCGCGATTGCGTCGCTCGAGCGGGGACTGCATGTGCTGAGCGAAAAGCCGTTGGCGCGCAACGCCGTCGAAGGTCAACAGATGGTGGACGCCGCCCGCAAAGCCGGCCGCGTCCTGGACGTCGCGTTCAACCACCGCCGCCGCGGCGACATTCAGGCACTGAAGGAAGTGATCGACGCCGGCACGCTGGGTCGCCCTTATTACGCCAAGGCGTCGTGGCTCCGCAGGCAGGGCATTCCGATGCTCGGCAGCTGGTTCACCAACCCGGAACTCGCCGGTGGCGGTCCGCTGGCTGACATCGGCGTGCACGTGCTGGACTACTCGCTGCACCTGTTGGGCGAGCCCAAGGTGCTGGCCGTTTCGGCGTCGACCCACTCCGAACTCGGCCCGCGCGGCCTCGGCGGCAACGCCCGCTACACGGCGTCGAACTCCAGCCACAAGTTTGAAGTGGAAGACTTCGCATCCGCGTTCATCCGGCTGGAAGGCGGCGGTACCTTGATCCTGGAAGCGGGATGGGCCACCTACCGCGACGAGCGGGACCTGATGGACTTCACGGTTTACGGGACCGACGGCGGCGCGGACTTGCGCTCGGTCGGCGCCTCCGAGAATCCGGTTGCGGACGTCCATGTCTTTACCGAGAAGGACGGCGAAAACGCCGACTTTGAAGTGGTGGCCGAACCCGGGCGAGCCCACCAGGCCGTCGTCGATGATTTCATTGCCGCCGTCCGCGGTGGCGAGACCGTGTGGGGAAGCCACGACGGTTCGCTTGCCCTTAGCCGCGCGCTCGTGCTCGATGCCTGCTACAAATCCGCCCTCGAACAACGTGAAGTGGTGCTCTGA
- a CDS encoding hydroxypyruvate isomerase family protein, with protein sequence MTYTVNCSILLTELPLLERPAAAKAAGFDAVEFWWPFATSVPTDKETTEFETAIKDAGVQLTGLNFNAGNMPGGDRGLVSWKGRCSEFKDNIDVVAGIGERLGCKAFNALYGNRQDEFTPEEQDELAAKNLAAAAEGVARIGGTVLLEPVSGAPKYPLLTAEDALKVIARVKAESGAQNIKLLADFYHLAVNGDDVESVIENHAKDFGHIQIADNPGRGAPGTGTLPLGEWIARSRELGYDGYIGLEYKEPQESAFSWAIRQRANAN encoded by the coding sequence ATGACGTACACAGTGAACTGCTCCATCCTCCTGACGGAGCTGCCCTTGCTCGAGCGCCCCGCCGCCGCGAAGGCAGCCGGTTTTGACGCCGTCGAGTTCTGGTGGCCCTTCGCCACTTCGGTTCCCACCGACAAAGAGACCACAGAGTTTGAAACAGCCATCAAGGACGCCGGCGTTCAGCTCACAGGCCTGAACTTCAACGCCGGCAACATGCCCGGCGGCGACCGCGGCCTTGTTTCCTGGAAGGGACGTTGCTCCGAGTTCAAGGACAACATCGACGTCGTAGCCGGCATCGGTGAGCGCCTCGGCTGCAAGGCGTTCAACGCCCTCTACGGCAACCGCCAGGACGAGTTCACCCCTGAAGAGCAGGACGAACTCGCGGCAAAGAACCTCGCCGCAGCAGCCGAAGGCGTCGCCCGCATCGGCGGCACCGTCCTCCTCGAACCGGTCAGCGGCGCACCCAAGTACCCGCTCCTCACCGCCGAAGACGCACTCAAGGTCATCGCCCGCGTCAAGGCAGAATCCGGCGCACAGAACATCAAGCTTCTCGCCGACTTCTACCACCTGGCAGTCAACGGCGACGACGTCGAATCTGTCATCGAGAACCACGCCAAGGACTTCGGCCACATCCAGATCGCCGACAACCCCGGCCGCGGCGCTCCCGGAACCGGCACCCTCCCCCTCGGCGAATGGATCGCCCGCAGCCGCGAACTCGGCTACGACGGCTACATCGGCCTCGAGTACAAGGAACCGCAGGAATCGGCTTTCAGCTGGGCCATCCGCCAGCGCGCCAACGCCAACTAA
- a CDS encoding DUF262 domain-containing protein has protein sequence MSGRFATTTKDIGLLKQLYDDGQLQISAEFQRNAIWPRPAKSFLIDTILTDNPIPVLYFQKGISAQTKRVEYTVVDGQQRLNAVFQFLENRFALTESDPSSPWYRQRWKSLDEEHRLQILSYDFVIQELVGYSSNHIRDMFKRMNRYVVALNPQELRHATEDGAFKRLVESIGKWPFWTENGVVTRQAANRMKNDELVAELLILLSEGPQDKKESVDLYYDSFRQDFPQGPELQTQLASVLEEIQAALPNLKKSLLRRPANIYALIGAMNELQAEEEQLPPTAILGQRISDFNEELAASEDERTPRASRYFVAQSRQTDNIRPRRARIDELKRVILNRG, from the coding sequence ATGAGCGGACGATTTGCTACAACTACCAAAGACATCGGTCTATTAAAGCAATTATATGATGATGGCCAGTTACAGATAAGTGCCGAGTTCCAGCGCAATGCTATATGGCCGCGACCAGCAAAGTCTTTTCTAATCGACACAATTCTAACTGATAATCCCATTCCAGTTCTCTATTTCCAAAAAGGGATCAGCGCCCAGACAAAGCGCGTTGAATACACGGTAGTAGACGGGCAACAACGTCTTAATGCCGTTTTTCAGTTCCTAGAAAATAGGTTTGCGCTCACTGAATCCGATCCGAGCAGTCCGTGGTACCGCCAGCGGTGGAAGAGTCTTGATGAAGAACATCGCTTACAAATTCTTTCTTACGACTTTGTAATTCAGGAGCTAGTGGGATACAGCTCTAACCATATCCGCGATATGTTCAAGCGAATGAATCGATACGTCGTAGCACTCAACCCCCAGGAACTTCGACATGCAACCGAAGACGGAGCATTCAAACGACTAGTTGAGTCCATAGGAAAATGGCCCTTCTGGACCGAAAACGGCGTTGTGACGCGACAAGCGGCCAATCGCATGAAAAATGATGAACTCGTTGCTGAGCTTCTAATTCTTCTTAGCGAAGGCCCACAAGATAAGAAGGAGTCCGTGGACCTCTACTACGACTCGTTCCGTCAGGATTTCCCTCAAGGTCCGGAACTGCAAACTCAGCTAGCCTCCGTCCTGGAAGAGATTCAAGCTGCTCTACCAAATCTTAAAAAATCACTTCTTCGTCGCCCCGCGAATATATATGCCTTGATAGGTGCCATGAACGAACTGCAAGCAGAAGAGGAACAGTTACCTCCGACGGCAATTCTTGGTCAGCGCATTTCGGATTTCAATGAAGAGCTGGCCGCGTCCGAGGATGAACGAACACCTCGCGCGTCGCGGTACTTCGTCGCGCAGAGTCGGCAAACGGACAATATTAGGCCTCGGCGTGCAAGAATCGACGAGCTTAAGCGCGTCATACTAAATAGAGGGTGA
- a CDS encoding LacI family DNA-binding transcriptional regulator — MARPTVQDVARTAGVSVGTVSRVLNGSPAVSEAAKEKVNAAIRTLSYRPLASARDLRRDRTMRVLALAKNLDSLVISEVFRGVGDAAADSGYVSLIAATDGDLDREQQLVDMLRNGSVDGLVIFSPTMPDDDVNTVAEQLSVIQVCEIVDAEAAFGVSIDDRQAAYDITKHLIDTGAKKLAMLAHRGARSGRLREEGFRQALTESGLESDQILLGEGNFGFHSGRTLARQLLKAKHLPDAVFCGTDIVAAGCVRELTDAGLRVPDDIAVAGFDDSAQAEMCVPELTTVRQPAYEMGRVAFAELLERMTVEGSHRKGRTFLPHELVIRDSTK, encoded by the coding sequence ATGGCTCGGCCGACAGTTCAGGACGTCGCCAGGACTGCTGGTGTGTCCGTTGGGACGGTGTCGCGCGTCCTAAACGGGAGCCCGGCCGTCAGCGAGGCGGCCAAGGAGAAGGTCAACGCCGCCATCAGGACGCTCAGCTACCGGCCTCTCGCCTCAGCGAGGGACCTTCGTCGCGACCGGACGATGCGCGTCCTCGCTCTCGCCAAGAACCTGGACTCGCTCGTGATCAGCGAAGTCTTCCGGGGTGTCGGCGACGCTGCAGCGGACTCAGGATACGTCAGCCTCATCGCAGCGACCGACGGGGATCTGGATCGCGAACAGCAACTCGTGGACATGCTGCGCAATGGCTCCGTGGACGGACTGGTGATCTTTTCGCCCACGATGCCGGACGACGACGTCAACACAGTCGCCGAGCAACTCAGCGTGATCCAGGTTTGTGAAATCGTCGACGCCGAGGCCGCGTTCGGAGTGTCCATCGATGACCGTCAGGCCGCCTACGACATCACCAAACACCTAATCGACACGGGGGCCAAGAAGCTGGCCATGCTCGCCCACAGGGGTGCCCGCTCGGGACGGCTCCGCGAAGAAGGCTTCCGTCAGGCGCTCACTGAGTCGGGCTTGGAATCAGACCAGATCCTGCTCGGCGAAGGCAACTTCGGCTTCCACTCCGGGCGCACCCTCGCAAGGCAGCTCCTCAAAGCAAAACACCTTCCTGACGCTGTCTTCTGCGGCACCGACATCGTCGCGGCCGGGTGCGTCCGCGAACTCACCGATGCAGGGCTACGGGTACCAGATGACATCGCCGTAGCCGGTTTCGATGACTCAGCTCAGGCAGAAATGTGCGTCCCGGAGCTGACCACGGTCCGCCAGCCAGCCTATGAAATGGGCCGTGTAGCCTTCGCGGAGCTTCTGGAGCGGATGACCGTCGAGGGCTCACACCGCAAGGGAAGAACCTTCCTCCCGCACGAACTCGTCATCCGGGACTCCACCAAATAA
- a CDS encoding extracellular solute-binding protein, translating into MDLNRPASPLQSQNNAATPRNRKGLAAATAIAAAALILSACGGGAAPQGAEQAAAADPASGANASGAVNICGVKDASGIYKGTAEAFTKANGKVTAKYTEIGATTDEARTQIVQRLEGKSTECDLFVTDVIWTSEFASQGWLLDQTKLVEANKDRLIPSTVETTKYQDKYWGSPFFTNAGLIYYQKDKVAKPESWQQLYAEAAKAPGNGYVYQGKQYEGLTVNFLEMLYSAGGEVLNEQGDVKIDSKETRDVLNFMSDGLKSGSADRAVLTYNEDPARLAYESGDFGYQRNWPHVYRLLNATPLASSFAVAPLPAWEGGKASGVLGGWNLAISAHSTNQAGAVAFIDFATTPDWQKHVAMDYSQAPVNEAAYSDPAVLQKMPFATELLASVKGAKPRPISPVYPQISQAIYKNVYAVLSGTASMEEAVQKMAEEITTAKASF; encoded by the coding sequence GTGGACTTGAACCGACCTGCTTCCCCGCTCCAGAGCCAGAACAACGCCGCAACACCCCGAAACCGCAAGGGCCTCGCAGCGGCGACCGCAATCGCAGCCGCAGCCCTCATCCTCAGCGCGTGCGGCGGGGGAGCCGCACCCCAAGGTGCCGAGCAAGCGGCAGCTGCCGATCCGGCGTCGGGCGCTAATGCCAGCGGTGCCGTCAACATCTGCGGCGTCAAGGACGCGAGCGGCATCTACAAGGGCACGGCAGAGGCATTCACGAAGGCGAACGGCAAGGTCACGGCCAAGTACACCGAGATCGGCGCCACTACGGACGAGGCCCGCACGCAGATCGTGCAGCGACTCGAGGGCAAGTCCACCGAGTGCGACCTCTTCGTCACAGACGTTATCTGGACCTCCGAGTTCGCCTCCCAAGGCTGGCTGCTGGACCAGACCAAGCTGGTCGAAGCGAACAAGGACCGGCTCATTCCCTCCACTGTGGAAACCACCAAGTATCAGGACAAGTACTGGGGCTCGCCGTTCTTCACTAACGCCGGCTTGATCTACTACCAGAAGGACAAGGTAGCCAAGCCCGAGTCCTGGCAGCAGCTCTACGCGGAAGCCGCCAAAGCTCCGGGCAACGGCTACGTCTACCAGGGCAAGCAGTACGAGGGCCTCACGGTGAACTTCCTCGAAATGCTCTACAGCGCAGGCGGCGAAGTCCTCAACGAACAGGGCGACGTCAAAATCGACTCCAAGGAAACCCGCGACGTCCTCAACTTCATGAGCGACGGACTCAAGAGCGGTTCCGCCGACCGCGCCGTCCTGACTTACAACGAAGACCCGGCCCGCCTCGCCTACGAGTCCGGCGACTTCGGATACCAGCGCAACTGGCCGCACGTGTATCGGCTGTTGAACGCGACACCGCTGGCGTCCAGCTTCGCGGTCGCGCCGCTGCCCGCATGGGAAGGCGGCAAGGCCTCCGGCGTGCTGGGCGGCTGGAACCTGGCGATCTCGGCCCACTCCACCAACCAGGCCGGAGCCGTCGCATTCATCGACTTCGCCACCACCCCGGACTGGCAGAAGCACGTGGCCATGGACTACTCACAGGCCCCGGTGAACGAAGCTGCCTACTCTGATCCGGCGGTACTCCAGAAGATGCCGTTCGCCACGGAACTCCTCGCCTCGGTAAAGGGTGCCAAGCCGCGCCCGATCTCCCCGGTCTACCCGCAGATCTCGCAGGCGATCTACAAGAACGTCTACGCCGTCCTCTCCGGTACCGCCTCCATGGAAGAAGCCGTGCAGAAGATGGCCGAGGAAATCACCACCGCTAAGGCGAGCTTCTAG
- a CDS encoding carbohydrate ABC transporter permease → MSTLTAERPTAELATRPKAPKRRLRGESKLHPLVWVFVIAVMGFSLIPFYWLVNTSLKKGASLSQGELFPSQPTLENYLVVFQNPEFLLALRNSVIIAVVTTTVALVFASFAAYALARLKMRRKAMILTLILSVTTFPAIAIAAPMFSIWREIGLYDTLLGLIIPKLTFALPLAIYTLTSFFKEIPRELEESAYMDGATPFVAFRKVILPLAVPGLATTAILVFISVWNEFLLAVTLTTSPEARPVPVAIAFFSGTSEFEQPLGTISAASVIITIPLVILVLLCQKRIVSGMTAGAVKG, encoded by the coding sequence ATGAGCACGTTGACTGCAGAACGCCCGACGGCGGAACTCGCCACGCGCCCCAAGGCGCCGAAGCGTCGCTTGCGTGGGGAATCGAAACTGCATCCCCTGGTGTGGGTGTTCGTCATTGCCGTGATGGGCTTCTCGCTCATCCCGTTCTACTGGCTGGTGAACACCTCCCTTAAGAAGGGTGCGAGCCTGTCCCAGGGCGAGCTCTTCCCGAGTCAGCCGACCCTCGAGAACTATCTGGTTGTTTTCCAGAACCCCGAGTTCCTCCTGGCCTTGCGCAACTCGGTGATTATCGCCGTCGTGACTACAACAGTCGCGCTGGTGTTCGCGTCCTTCGCCGCGTACGCGCTGGCCCGGTTGAAGATGCGCCGCAAGGCGATGATCCTGACGCTGATCCTCTCGGTCACCACGTTCCCGGCCATCGCCATCGCAGCCCCGATGTTCTCCATCTGGCGCGAAATCGGCCTGTACGACACACTGCTCGGCCTCATCATCCCGAAGCTGACGTTCGCGTTGCCGCTGGCTATCTACACACTGACGTCGTTCTTCAAGGAGATCCCCCGCGAGCTGGAGGAATCCGCATACATGGACGGCGCCACACCGTTTGTCGCCTTCCGCAAAGTGATCCTGCCGCTGGCGGTCCCGGGCTTGGCGACGACGGCGATCCTGGTGTTCATCTCGGTCTGGAACGAATTCCTCCTGGCCGTCACGCTGACCACCTCACCCGAAGCCCGCCCAGTCCCGGTGGCTATTGCGTTCTTCAGCGGAACCAGCGAGTTCGAGCAACCATTGGGCACCATCAGCGCCGCGTCGGTGATCATCACCATTCCGTTGGTCATTCTCGTGTTGCTGTGCCAGAAGCGCATTGTTTCGGGCATGACGGCCGGCGCCGTCAAGGGCTAA
- a CDS encoding AAA family ATPase: MSDVAPDGIDVDLLQADVSTVRFPQIEKIEATEVLGEYDYSFEFRGAEDDVISERVRVIYAQNGSGKTNLLRAVYHILTPEVDSLQSLIDIPMKSLQVTFRSGVCIRMDRSDWRDGSLGLEVTVPPEGYEGMARPCRLAVDPGDFGSRMYKRVLAKRADYEDYLNNLQLVQSHTIFVGDDRSVQSAVPIFEQQESFVKSFREYDRIATRSAVIASAHTLEVQESLKRIEEIFSRMAFADISTDAGQGGGAYAEITRHVLHGKKQGPLAAEARALLLRKINHILLRGLSFEKYGLINLKQVKRIRLEINDTRSNNTKLKSLHAVIDPYLTNLLDQMDALEKTKGIIDTFVTSVNSFLDRKSVSFQTLSGITLRNKKNEILSPEKLSSGEKHLLLLLSNAVIASRIGCLFIIDEPELSLGIEWQRKLIGELLRCSAGSSVQFLIASHSVQIMTDINEVVSPRAIY; this comes from the coding sequence ATGAGTGATGTGGCACCTGACGGGATCGACGTTGATTTGCTGCAAGCCGATGTGAGCACAGTCAGATTCCCACAGATCGAGAAGATCGAAGCAACTGAAGTACTGGGTGAATATGACTACTCGTTCGAATTCAGGGGAGCCGAAGACGACGTCATATCCGAGCGCGTTCGAGTCATCTACGCGCAAAACGGAAGCGGGAAGACAAATCTGCTCCGCGCTGTTTACCACATACTGACGCCGGAAGTCGACAGCTTGCAGTCACTTATCGACATCCCGATGAAGTCGCTTCAGGTCACATTTCGATCTGGCGTTTGTATCCGCATGGACCGGTCTGATTGGCGGGATGGGTCACTTGGCCTGGAAGTCACAGTCCCTCCGGAAGGTTACGAGGGGATGGCACGGCCGTGCAGGCTGGCCGTGGATCCCGGTGACTTCGGCTCTAGAATGTACAAGCGCGTCTTGGCAAAGAGGGCCGACTACGAAGACTATCTCAATAACCTGCAGCTCGTGCAGAGTCACACAATCTTTGTGGGGGACGACCGCTCCGTGCAGTCCGCTGTGCCAATATTTGAGCAACAAGAGTCTTTTGTAAAGTCATTTAGAGAGTATGACCGAATAGCCACGCGCTCTGCGGTAATAGCCAGTGCCCACACTTTAGAAGTGCAAGAATCACTCAAACGAATTGAAGAGATCTTCAGTCGAATGGCATTTGCGGATATCTCAACGGATGCAGGTCAAGGGGGTGGGGCCTATGCGGAGATCACGCGCCACGTTCTTCATGGTAAGAAGCAGGGGCCGCTAGCGGCGGAAGCAAGGGCTCTGCTTCTTAGAAAGATTAATCACATTCTTCTGCGGGGACTGAGCTTTGAAAAGTATGGCCTGATTAATCTGAAACAGGTGAAGAGGATTCGCCTAGAGATTAATGACACACGGTCGAACAATACTAAACTGAAGAGCCTTCATGCAGTCATTGACCCTTACCTTACAAATCTACTTGATCAAATGGATGCTCTTGAAAAGACAAAAGGCATTATTGATACGTTTGTGACGTCGGTCAATAGCTTTCTCGACCGAAAAAGCGTATCGTTCCAAACGCTATCGGGAATTACTTTGCGGAATAAGAAGAACGAGATTCTTAGTCCTGAAAAGCTTTCCAGTGGTGAGAAGCATTTACTTCTGCTGTTGAGTAATGCAGTTATCGCGAGTAGAATCGGATGTTTATTCATCATTGATGAACCGGAGTTGTCATTGGGAATTGAATGGCAGAGAAAGCTTATAGGTGAACTACTCCGGTGTTCAGCTGGGAGTTCGGTGCAATTTCTAATTGCATCGCACTCCGTGCAGATTATGACGGATATTAATGAGGTCGTTAGTCCGCGTGCCATCTATTAG